One Alteromonas sp. KC3 DNA segment encodes these proteins:
- a CDS encoding patatin-like phospholipase family protein: MTYKVAIAISGAVSLGSYEAGTMYEIINAIKLHNESNPSDQHIKIDVMTGASAGGMTAALTAQKLLYESYSLTEPLTNVGYLAWVKKVHIDGLLTAHDNDNENTSILSSGFVDSIARNLILGRYESAATPTKAPHPASADTIKLGLALSNLNGVDYARDIFTATHDGLTGGKFVETRHQDRLTITLGENDDNQNTWQTIADTSRACGAFPFAFSPVALFRRFEEPDYQGRGAEDFSSVKPDGKFTYIDGGAFNNYPLGMARELAKSNDNDPLDYAKRFYFYISPSAKASTMDLTLDAESPDFNMMSVASSAAKGIFAQSRFQDWLMTDKINHKVELLDERAKQIVDIVTSSTKTAVKRLAQTSKELCQEIYKDTTDNDEQLNDAIARLTLQYKEDFADYDNATQEEKDAWIYSIALLEKSAGLNDFDIMNVYTITAKPEDLASEKVMSFMGFFEERFRHHDYMRGRLNATNVILHILESRQNAQKAKDHLPLNVDSAFYKTQKKALEDILNDTKLGNVTPRNAAKAARERVYERVKDRYYGLAKQMGMSWVLRVGLYNFYIKKRLRGYLEL; this comes from the coding sequence ATGACATACAAAGTAGCAATCGCCATTTCAGGTGCCGTCTCGCTAGGTTCTTACGAAGCTGGCACCATGTATGAAATAATCAACGCCATAAAACTGCACAACGAATCTAATCCTTCCGACCAGCACATTAAAATTGATGTAATGACAGGCGCAAGTGCGGGCGGCATGACCGCAGCGCTAACGGCCCAAAAGCTGCTATACGAAAGCTATTCGCTAACCGAGCCACTCACTAACGTTGGCTATTTGGCATGGGTAAAAAAGGTACACATCGATGGCTTGCTTACAGCGCATGATAACGACAATGAAAACACCTCTATTCTTTCTTCAGGCTTTGTTGATTCAATAGCGCGCAACTTGATTTTAGGTCGCTACGAAAGTGCCGCCACACCTACTAAAGCTCCTCATCCGGCAAGCGCCGATACCATAAAGCTTGGCCTGGCATTGTCTAACTTAAACGGTGTGGACTACGCCAGAGACATTTTTACCGCTACCCACGACGGGCTTACTGGTGGCAAATTTGTTGAAACCCGTCATCAAGACAGATTGACCATAACACTTGGCGAGAACGACGATAATCAAAACACCTGGCAAACCATAGCCGACACATCACGTGCGTGCGGTGCATTTCCGTTTGCTTTTTCACCGGTTGCGCTGTTTAGACGGTTTGAAGAGCCCGATTATCAAGGGCGTGGTGCAGAGGATTTCTCATCAGTTAAGCCCGATGGCAAGTTTACCTATATTGATGGCGGTGCATTTAATAACTATCCGTTAGGTATGGCAAGAGAGCTCGCAAAGTCTAACGACAACGACCCGCTGGATTACGCTAAGCGTTTTTATTTTTACATCTCACCTAGTGCAAAAGCGTCCACAATGGATTTAACGCTTGATGCCGAGTCACCTGATTTCAACATGATGAGCGTTGCTAGCAGTGCCGCAAAAGGAATTTTTGCCCAAAGTCGTTTTCAAGACTGGTTGATGACCGACAAGATAAATCACAAGGTTGAGTTACTGGATGAACGGGCCAAACAAATAGTAGATATTGTAACGTCCTCTACCAAAACGGCGGTAAAGCGATTAGCACAAACATCAAAAGAGCTATGCCAAGAAATATACAAAGATACTACTGATAACGACGAGCAACTTAATGATGCCATAGCGCGCTTAACGCTTCAGTACAAAGAAGACTTTGCAGACTATGACAATGCGACGCAAGAAGAAAAAGACGCGTGGATTTACAGTATTGCACTGCTAGAAAAGTCGGCAGGATTAAACGACTTTGACATTATGAACGTGTATACCATTACTGCCAAACCAGAAGATTTGGCCAGCGAAAAAGTAATGTCGTTCATGGGCTTCTTTGAAGAGCGGTTTCGTCACCACGATTACATGAGAGGCAGACTTAACGCGACCAATGTCATTTTGCACATACTCGAAAGCCGCCAAAACGCCCAAAAAGCCAAAGACCACCTACCACTTAATGTAGACAGCGCCTTTTACAAGACTCAAAAGAAGGCGCTAGAAGATATTCTTAACGACACCAAACTGGGTAATGTAACACCAAGAAACGCAGCAAAAGCCGCTCGAGAGCGTGTATATGAAAGAGTGAAAGATAGATACTATGGCCTTGCCAAGCAAATGGGCATGAGCTGGGTATTACGTGTGGGTTTATATAATTTCTATATCAAGAAGCGTTTGCGGGGATATTTGGAGTTGTAG